A window of Sodalis praecaptivus genomic DNA:
GTGCTGGCGGATTTCGCCGCTTATTGCCGGGCCCAGCAACAGGTGGACGCGTTATATCGCCGCGCCGATGACTGGACGCGCAGCGCGGTGCTAAATACCGCGCGGGTGGGCTTCTTCAGCTCGGACCGCGCGATACGCGATTATCAGCAGCGTATCTGGCAGGCAAAACGTTGAGGCGCCACGATGGCGCTGCCGGAGATGAGCATGGTCAAGCACGGGACATGACGATGACAGGGGCGGAGGCGCTTTATCAGCGCGCGCGGCGGGCCGGCATTATCACCGACTACGTCGACGCATGGCAACGGCCGCGCAGCATCAGCCCGGAAACGCTGCGGCTGCTGCTGGACGCGATGCCAGGAGCCAACGCCGGTGACAGTTCGGCGCCGCTGCCGCCCGTATGGGTCACCGGCGGTCACCGTGAGCGCTCGCTGACGCTGCCCGCCGGGATCGTTGGAGCTTGGACGCTGACCGAGGAGTCGGGCAAACAACATCACGGGCAGACCCGGGCGGCGCCTGCGGTGGACGACGAGGCGCTTGAACCGGCGACGACGGGGCGCGCGCATCTTCTGACGCTGCCGATGGGGGTGTCCGATGGCTACCACCGGTTGACGCTGTGCGTTAAAGATGCGCGCTGGGAGTGTAGGGTGATTGTCGCCCCCGAGCGCTGTTATGAGCCGCCGGCGATCCGGGCGGGACAGCGGCTATGGGGCAGCACGGTCCAGCTCTATACGCTGCGTTCAGCACGCAATTGGGGCATCGGCGATTTTGGCGATTTGGCGCAAATGATCGCCGGGACCGGCCGGCTGGGCGGCGCTTTTGTCGGCGTTAACCCGCTGCACGCGCTGTATCCGGCGCTGCCCGATTGGGCCAGTCCTTATAGTCCCTCTTCGCGCCGCTACTTGAATATTATCTACCTTGATGTCGGCGGGCTGGACGATTTTCTGCACAGTGAGCAGGCGCAGCTTTGGTGGCGAGAGCCGGAAACCGGCCGCCGGCTACAGGCGCTGCGCGCGAATGACCAGGTGGATTATGCGCAGGTGATGACGCTGAAACTGACGGCGCTGCGTTACGCTTGGGCGCAATTTAATCGACGTGCGGCAGACGATCCTGAACGCCAATCGCTGGCGGAGTTTATCGCGGCCGGCGGTGATAGCCTTTATCAGCAGGCGACTTTTGATGCGCTGCACCTTGAACAGGTTGCGCACGGTTGCCTGAGTCCGGGCTGGCGCGACTGGCCGGCGGAATATCAGCAGGCCGACAGCGCGGCGCTGGCGCGTTTTAGGCGACAGCACCAGGACGAGATCGTTTTTTTCAGTTATTTGCAGTGGCTGGCGGCCAGGCAGTTGGATGGCTGTTACCGCCTCAGCCAACGGCTGGGGATGCCGATAGGGATCTATCGCGATCTGGCGGTGGGCGTCGGCGATGGCGGTGTAGAAACCTGGGCCGATCCCGTCCTGTACTGCTTATCCGCGTCGGTGGGCGCGCCGCCGGACCGATTGGGCCCGCAGGGGCAGAATTGGCAACTGCCGCCGCAGGATCCGAACGTGTTGCGTGAACGCGGCTATCAGCCGTTTATCGATATGCTGCGCGCCAATATGCGCTATTGCGGCGCGCTGCGCCTGGATCATGTAATGGCGTTAATGCGCTTGTGGTGGGTACCGCGGGGCTATGGTCCTGAGCACGGGGCCTATGTGCGCTACCCGGTGGCGGATTTGCTGGCGGTGTTGGCCCTCGAGAGCCAGCGCCAGCAATGTATGATCATCGGCGAGGATCTCGGCACCGTGCCGGATGATATCGTCGAGAAGCTGCGCGCCGCGGGCGTGTATTCGTATAAGGTGCTGTTTTTTGAACGCGGACAGGACCAGCAATTCCGCGCGCCGGCGGAATATCCCCCACAGGCGATGACGACGCTTACCACCCATGATTTAGCGACATTAAGCGGTTTCTGGCAAGGGGCGGATATTGATTTGGCCCACCGGCTGGGTCTATATGATGATGAGCAGACCTGGCGGCGGCTGCTGGAGGAACGACGTCTGGAACGGCAGGCGTTGCTGGACGCGCTGCGGCGCGCAGGCTGCCTGCCGGCCGCCACCCCTTTGCGGGCGGAGGAGGTGGCCATGTCGCCGGCGTTGAACGCCGCTATCCACCGTTTTGTGGCGCAAAGCCGCAGCGCGCTGCTGGGGCTACAGCCCGAAGACTGGTTGCAGATGGCAACACCGGTCAATGTGCCCGGTACCACCGATGCCTATCCTAACTGGCGGCGCAAGTTGACGCGGGATCTCGAGACCCTGTTTAACGACCCTGAGATTATCCAACTGCTGACGGCGGTCGGCCGCTGGCGGGGGCGGGGCGGCAAAGGGAACGTCGAGGATTAAGTCGGGCAAACGCCCGCTTGCCGGTCGGTTTTAACGCCGATGGCCAGGCAGGGCTAACGCCCGTTCACGGATCGGGCTTAACGCCGATGGTGTGTTTTGGCGGACGCCATCGACAGATTAGGCCTAACGCTGCTAGTCAGGTCGGGCCTACCGCCGATCAATAGTAGGAGTGTTCGCCGCGCTGATGCTCGGTCAAATCGCGCACGCCCTTCAGTTCGGGGAATTTCTCCAGCAGCTCTTTCTCGATCCCTTCTTTAAGCGTGTAATCCACCATCGAACAGCCGTTACAGCCGCCGCCGAACTGAAGGATAGCCAGCATATCATCCGTGATTTCCATGAGCGTCACCTGACCGCCGTGGCCCGCCAGCTGCGGATTAATCTGCGACTGCAGCAAATACTCAACCCGCTCGATAAGCGGCGCGTCGTCGCTCACTTTGCGCATTTTGGCATTGGGGGCTTTCAGCGTCAGCTGGGAGCCGAGCTTATCCGTGACGAAGTCAATTTCCGCATCCTGCAGGTAAGGGGCGGAGAGCTCATCCACATAGGCCGAGATTTTATCGAATTTCAGCTCCGTATCGGTGGCCTCCACCGCATCCGGCGGGCAGTATGAAACGCCGCATTCCGCATTGGGCGTGCCAGGATTGATAACGAACACGCGGATTTGGGTGCCGGGTTCCTGATTGGACAGCAATTTAGCAAAATGTTCCTGGGCAGCATCGGTAATACGGATCATAACATTCACTCAATAGTTGACTAAACTAGTCGGATATTATACGCCCTTTCCCCCACAGACTACAAGGTGCGACAAATGCTCCACAGCTGCACTTCGCGCGCGTGGTGGCGCAGCAGCAGCCGGCTTATCTCGCCGGCGGTACTGCCCGTGGTAACAACATCGTCCAACAGCGCCACCCGTTTCCCGGCGACATCCACGCGGCACAAGAAGGCACCGCGGAGGCTATGCCGGCGTTGACGGGCGCCTAAGCGCTGCTGGGGCGGCCCGCCGCGGTAGCGGAACAGCCCCTGAGCCTGCCAGGGAACCTTTAGCCAGCGCGCAAGCGCACCGGCGAGCAGTTCGGTTTGATTATAGCCCCTACACCAGTGACGATAGGCATGCAAAGGCACATTAAGCAACAAATCCGGCTTTTCATCCCCCTCGGCGGCGCGATCGCGCCAGCGCAACCACAGCAGTCGCGCCAGCACGCGGGCAAGGCCAGTGTCGCCCTGATATTTAAGTTTTGTCACCAGCCGGCTAAGCGGCGCACGGTAGTCCCCTACCGTAAGCAGACTTTGCCAGGGCGGGGCCTGCAGCCGGCAGCGTCCGCACGGCTGGCGTTCGCTGCCGGCCGGTAGTCCGCAGCGCGGGCAGGCGATTCCCTGCTCCGCAAGCAGCACTCTAACGCAGCCGCGGCAAACGCCGTGATGGCTGAACCAAAGCGGTTGCCGGCATAGCCAACACAGGGCGCTGATTGTTAGCATAGGGTTAACCTTTTTTGTTTCCGACTTTTGGACGATAACAGATGACGTCACTGTTTTGGCAAACGACCGGTACCGGCGATCGCGATCTTGTGCTGCTGCACGGATGGGGACTGAATGCCGGCGTCTGGTCTTGCATTATTCCGCGGCTAGCGCCGCATTTTCGCCTGCACCTGGTCGATCTGCCGGGCTATGGCCGCAGCCGCGGATACGGGGCGCTGACCTTGGATCAGATGGCGGAGGAAGTGGCGTCACGGGCCCCCGCCGGCGCGCTATGGCTAGGCTGGTCGCTCGGCGGGCTGGTGGCGACCACGGTGGCGTATCGGCGCCCTCAAGCGGTCGCTGGCCTGATTACCGTGGCCTCTTCACCGCGTTTTTGCGCCGACGGCGACTGGCCAGGGATAAGGCCGGAGGTGCTGGAGGGCTTTGCGCAGGAGCTGCGTTCGGATTTCACCCGAACCGTCAGCCGTTTTCTCGGTCTGCAAACGCTGGGAACCGAGTCCGCGCGTCAAGATGCGCGCTGGCTGAAAAGTGTGGTATTGGCGC
This region includes:
- the malQ gene encoding 4-alpha-glucanotransferase; translated protein: MTGAEALYQRARRAGIITDYVDAWQRPRSISPETLRLLLDAMPGANAGDSSAPLPPVWVTGGHRERSLTLPAGIVGAWTLTEESGKQHHGQTRAAPAVDDEALEPATTGRAHLLTLPMGVSDGYHRLTLCVKDARWECRVIVAPERCYEPPAIRAGQRLWGSTVQLYTLRSARNWGIGDFGDLAQMIAGTGRLGGAFVGVNPLHALYPALPDWASPYSPSSRRYLNIIYLDVGGLDDFLHSEQAQLWWREPETGRRLQALRANDQVDYAQVMTLKLTALRYAWAQFNRRAADDPERQSLAEFIAAGGDSLYQQATFDALHLEQVAHGCLSPGWRDWPAEYQQADSAALARFRRQHQDEIVFFSYLQWLAARQLDGCYRLSQRLGMPIGIYRDLAVGVGDGGVETWADPVLYCLSASVGAPPDRLGPQGQNWQLPPQDPNVLRERGYQPFIDMLRANMRYCGALRLDHVMALMRLWWVPRGYGPEHGAYVRYPVADLLAVLALESQRQQCMIIGEDLGTVPDDIVEKLRAAGVYSYKVLFFERGQDQQFRAPAEYPPQAMTTLTTHDLATLSGFWQGADIDLAHRLGLYDDEQTWRRLLEERRLERQALLDALRRAGCLPAATPLRAEEVAMSPALNAAIHRFVAQSRSALLGLQPEDWLQMATPVNVPGTTDAYPNWRRKLTRDLETLFNDPEIIQLLTAVGRWRGRGGKGNVED
- the bioH gene encoding pimeloyl-ACP methyl ester esterase BioH → MTSLFWQTTGTGDRDLVLLHGWGLNAGVWSCIIPRLAPHFRLHLVDLPGYGRSRGYGALTLDQMAEEVASRAPAGALWLGWSLGGLVATTVAYRRPQAVAGLITVASSPRFCADGDWPGIRPEVLEGFAQELRSDFTRTVSRFLGLQTLGTESARQDARWLKSVVLAQPTPETEVLAGGLALLRASDLRSALGRLDVPLLRLYGYLDGLVPRKVVPLVDECSPASQSIVFAGAAHAPFISHPALFCQALCDFSQTVT
- the nfuA gene encoding Fe-S biogenesis protein NfuA translates to MIRITDAAQEHFAKLLSNQEPGTQIRVFVINPGTPNAECGVSYCPPDAVEATDTELKFDKISAYVDELSAPYLQDAEIDFVTDKLGSQLTLKAPNAKMRKVSDDAPLIERVEYLLQSQINPQLAGHGGQVTLMEITDDMLAILQFGGGCNGCSMVDYTLKEGIEKELLEKFPELKGVRDLTEHQRGEHSYY